The following are encoded in a window of Bradyrhizobium sp. WBOS07 genomic DNA:
- a CDS encoding DUF2798 domain-containing protein: MLGIPRRYSHFVFGIIQSGLTSLIAAGIASLPVGSATIFLGHWMASWLVAWAAMLPIVLLAAPAIRAFALRLTREERDPRAGNQA; the protein is encoded by the coding sequence ATGCTCGGCATTCCCCGCCGCTACAGTCATTTCGTGTTCGGGATCATCCAGTCCGGACTGACCTCGCTGATCGCGGCGGGGATCGCCAGCTTGCCCGTCGGCAGCGCGACGATCTTCCTCGGCCACTGGATGGCGTCGTGGCTGGTCGCCTGGGCCGCCATGCTGCCGATCGTGCTCCTGGCCGCGCCCGCGATCCGCGCCTTCGCGCTGCGCCTGACCCGGGAGGAGAGGGATCCGCGCGCCGGTAACCAGGCATGA
- the trxC gene encoding thioredoxin TrxC — protein sequence MSTTRQIVCGHCGRTNRLPAERAPEGARCGACHQPMFTGQPIEVDEAAFGRHVASNDIPVLVDVWAPWCGPCRAMAPMFARAAQQLEPGVRLLKLNSDDAPALSSQLNISGIPTLLLMRGGREIARHSGAMDARSIVAWTEANLTRS from the coding sequence ATGAGCACGACACGCCAGATCGTCTGCGGACATTGCGGGCGCACCAACCGCCTGCCCGCCGAGCGCGCTCCGGAAGGTGCGCGCTGCGGCGCCTGTCACCAGCCGATGTTCACCGGCCAACCGATCGAGGTGGACGAAGCCGCCTTCGGCCGTCATGTCGCCAGCAACGACATTCCCGTGCTCGTCGACGTCTGGGCACCATGGTGCGGACCCTGCCGCGCCATGGCCCCGATGTTCGCACGCGCGGCGCAACAGCTCGAGCCCGGCGTGCGGCTGTTGAAGCTGAATTCGGACGACGCACCCGCTCTGTCGTCGCAGCTCAACATCAGCGGCATTCCGACGCTGCTGCTGATGCGCGGCGGCCGGGAGATCGCCCGTCATTCCGGCGCGATGGATGCGCGCAGCATCGTCGCCTGGACCGAAGCCAACTTGACCCGTTCGTAA
- a CDS encoding NAD(P)/FAD-dependent oxidoreductase yields MAEVVVIGAGLSGTLMAYELLPQLRKEDRVSVISQGAVYHFVPSNPWVAVGWRKREEIEIDLADVMKRKGVRLLTQGAKRVHPGENRVELGDGTLIDYDYLVVATGPELAFDEIPGLGPQGHTQSICHVDHAAHARDALEKLAANPGPVVIGAVQGASCFGPAYEFLFILETELRRRKLRDRVPMTFVTSEPYIGHLGLDGVGDTKGLLEREMREKHIKWITNARIDNVAPGLMSVEEFADDGTSRKAHELPFAYSMMLPAFRGVEAVRGIEKLTNPRGFVIVDKHQQNPAFPNIFAVGVCVAIAPLGATPVPVGVPKTGFMIESMVTATAINIGALLRGKVPTAQPTWNAICLADFGDSGVAFLAQPQIPPRNVNWSSKGEWVHFAKVAFEKYFLRKMRRGESEPFYERFLLDRLNIAKIKEVRTGT; encoded by the coding sequence ATGGCGGAAGTTGTCGTAATCGGAGCCGGTCTGAGCGGAACGCTAATGGCCTATGAATTGCTGCCCCAGTTGCGAAAGGAGGACCGCGTCAGCGTCATCTCGCAAGGCGCGGTCTATCATTTCGTACCCTCGAATCCCTGGGTGGCCGTCGGCTGGCGCAAGCGCGAAGAGATCGAGATCGATCTCGCTGATGTCATGAAACGCAAGGGCGTGCGGCTGCTTACGCAGGGCGCAAAGCGCGTCCACCCCGGGGAGAACCGGGTCGAACTCGGTGACGGCACGTTGATCGACTATGATTATCTGGTCGTCGCGACCGGCCCCGAACTCGCCTTCGACGAGATTCCGGGTCTCGGGCCGCAGGGCCATACCCAGTCGATCTGCCACGTCGATCACGCCGCACATGCCCGTGACGCGTTGGAGAAGCTCGCAGCCAATCCCGGTCCGGTCGTGATCGGGGCGGTTCAGGGCGCCTCCTGCTTCGGGCCGGCCTACGAGTTCCTGTTCATCCTGGAAACGGAATTGCGCCGGCGGAAGCTGCGTGACCGGGTGCCGATGACGTTCGTCACCTCGGAGCCCTATATCGGCCATCTCGGTCTCGACGGCGTCGGCGATACCAAGGGCCTGCTGGAACGCGAGATGCGCGAGAAGCACATCAAGTGGATCACCAATGCCCGCATCGACAATGTCGCTCCTGGCTTGATGTCGGTGGAGGAGTTTGCCGACGACGGCACGTCCCGCAAGGCTCATGAGCTGCCATTCGCCTATTCGATGATGTTGCCCGCCTTTCGCGGCGTCGAGGCGGTGCGCGGCATAGAGAAGCTGACCAATCCGCGCGGCTTCGTCATCGTCGACAAGCACCAGCAGAACCCGGCCTTCCCCAACATCTTTGCAGTCGGCGTCTGCGTGGCGATCGCGCCGCTCGGCGCGACACCGGTGCCGGTCGGCGTGCCCAAGACCGGCTTCATGATCGAATCCATGGTGACGGCGACCGCGATCAACATCGGTGCCCTGCTCCGTGGCAAGGTGCCGACGGCGCAGCCAACCTGGAACGCGATCTGCCTCGCCGATTTCGGCGATTCCGGCGTCGCCTTCCTCGCGCAGCCGCAGATTCCGCCGCGCAACGTCAATTGGTCCTCAAAGGGCGAATGGGTGCACTTCGCCAAGGTCGCCTTCGAGAAGTACTTCCTGCGCAAGATGCGGCGCGGCGAGAGTGAGCCGTTCTACGAGCGCTTCCTGCTCGACCGGCTGAACATCGCCAAGATCAAGGAGGTCCGAACCGGCACATGA
- a CDS encoding HdeA family protein: MKTTLSLLFAAALSLSSMPAHAVKWDLSTMSCKQFLESGEDNIQVVLTWMDGWYKGDEDNAIIDTDVFIANAKKFGAYCGKNPTASIVTAADEVLGK, from the coding sequence ATGAAGACCACGCTTTCGCTTCTGTTCGCCGCTGCGCTCTCGCTGTCGTCGATGCCCGCCCACGCCGTCAAATGGGACCTTTCGACCATGAGCTGCAAGCAGTTCCTCGAGAGCGGCGAAGACAACATCCAGGTCGTGCTGACCTGGATGGATGGCTGGTACAAGGGCGACGAGGACAACGCGATCATCGACACCGACGTGTTCATTGCGAACGCCAAGAAGTTTGGTGCCTATTGCGGAAAGAATCCGACCGCCAGCATCGTCACGGCGGCTGACGAGGTGCTCGGCAAGTAG
- a CDS encoding helix-turn-helix transcriptional regulator — MERAADQASVLLKALSNRHRLLIICQLIDGERSVGELAEFLSLRDSTVSQHLALLRKDGLVASRRDAQTIYYSIASEPAREVLKTLYQAFCAPKSARSRPTRVRGRAP; from the coding sequence ATGGAGCGGGCGGCGGATCAGGCGAGTGTGCTGCTCAAGGCGCTCTCGAACCGTCACCGTCTGCTCATCATCTGCCAGTTGATCGACGGCGAGCGGTCGGTCGGCGAGCTGGCCGAATTCCTCAGCTTGCGCGACTCCACGGTCTCCCAGCATCTTGCGCTCCTTCGCAAGGATGGCCTGGTCGCATCCAGGCGCGACGCGCAGACGATCTATTATTCGATCGCCAGCGAGCCAGCGCGTGAGGTGTTGAAGACGCTCTACCAAGCGTTCTGCGCACCGAAGTCCGCCAGGAGCAGACCTACGAGAGTTCGGGGAAGGGCGCCTTGA
- a CDS encoding DUF2892 domain-containing protein, with the protein MNVDKAVLAFAGFVVLLGLALGTYVNAYWYLLTAFAGLNMLQASFTGFCPAAIVFKKLGLSSGCAFS; encoded by the coding sequence ATGAATGTCGATAAAGCCGTCCTCGCGTTTGCGGGGTTCGTCGTCCTGCTCGGTCTCGCACTGGGCACCTATGTGAATGCCTATTGGTACCTGCTGACGGCCTTCGCCGGGCTCAACATGCTGCAGGCCTCGTTCACGGGCTTCTGCCCCGCAGCCATCGTGTTCAAGAAGCTGGGCCTGAGCAGCGGCTGCGCGTTCTCCTGA
- a CDS encoding efflux RND transporter permease subunit: MNLGLSGRLTRSTIASPLTPLFLIGALVVGLIAVVAIPREEEPQISVPMVDIRVNADGLRAPDAVELVSKPLESIVKGIDGVEHVYSQTEDDRVMVTARFLVGTKFEDAILRVHEKIRANLDRIPVGIPEPLIVGRGINDVAVTVLTLSPKPEVAGRWTDKDLYELADKLRAELMKVDDIGLTYISGGAAQQIRVEPDPEKLSLFGVTLQQLVAKVKDANRSFLAGQVRDAGIVRGVAAGQTLSGIPDIGLLLITSRDGRPVYVKDVASVVVGPSTIEHRVWTDSRGAAGQWTRTPAVSLALAKRAGANAVVVSENIAERLEGLKSRLIPEDVQVTVTRDYGETANEKANELLFHLGLATVSIVVLIAIAIGWREALVTFVVIPTTILLTMFAANLMGYTINRVSLFALIFSIGILVDDAIVVVENIARHWAMRDGRPRLQATIEAVAEVGNPTIVATLTVVAALLPMLFVSGLMGPYMAPIPANASAAMLFSFFVAMVVAPWLMLKLAPKGEVASAHAEHDEGRLGRLYRRFATPIVRSKRSAWLFLLGVGIATLLSMTLFATKSVTVKLLPFDNKSEIAVVVDLPEGASLEATERTLFGAAEIARQLPEVTSLQSYAGTPAPFNFNGLVRHYYLRERPELGELQVNLAARGERKRASHEIALDLREKLKALDPPAGTSIKVVEVPPGPPVLSTLLAEVYGPDATTRRAVTAELKKIFAEVPFIVDIDDSIGEKRPRLRLSIDQDRLEFFGVEQRDVYDTIQTLFGGTSIGYSHRGEDRNPIEIAVHLGKRDLVWDEALASTPVPANTLPGSKTVVELGQVVKATMEEGSPTIFRRDGRFADMVMAELAGRFEAPLYGMLAVADRVDAHDWGKLPKPAISLHGQPSDESRPTLLWDGEWEITWVTFRDMGAAFGAAILGIYVLVVAQFRSFRLPLVILTPIPLTLIGILIGHWLLGAPFTATSMIGFIALAGIIVRNSILLVDFIRHSGGDGKSLREVVLEAGAVRFKPILLTALAAMIGAATILLDPIFQGLAISLLFGLASSTLLTVLVIPAIYIALRAPREAAPTTAKSS, from the coding sequence GTGAATCTCGGGCTGTCAGGACGGTTGACCAGGTCGACCATCGCATCGCCACTCACCCCGCTGTTCCTGATCGGAGCGCTGGTCGTCGGGCTGATCGCCGTCGTGGCGATCCCGCGCGAGGAGGAGCCGCAGATCAGCGTTCCCATGGTGGATATCCGCGTCAATGCCGACGGCCTGCGCGCGCCGGACGCGGTGGAGCTGGTGAGCAAGCCGCTGGAATCGATCGTCAAGGGCATCGACGGCGTCGAGCACGTCTACAGCCAGACCGAGGACGACCGCGTGATGGTCACCGCGCGCTTCCTGGTCGGCACCAAGTTCGAGGATGCCATCCTGCGGGTGCACGAGAAGATCCGCGCCAACCTCGACCGCATTCCCGTCGGCATCCCCGAACCGCTGATCGTCGGGCGAGGCATCAATGACGTCGCGGTGACGGTGTTGACGCTGTCGCCGAAGCCCGAGGTCGCCGGCCGTTGGACCGACAAGGACCTCTACGAGCTCGCCGACAAGCTGCGCGCGGAGCTGATGAAGGTCGACGACATCGGGCTGACCTACATATCCGGCGGCGCCGCGCAACAGATCCGGGTCGAGCCCGATCCGGAGAAGCTGTCGTTGTTCGGCGTCACGCTTCAGCAGCTTGTGGCCAAGGTCAAGGACGCCAACCGCTCGTTCCTGGCGGGGCAGGTTCGCGATGCCGGCATCGTGCGGGGCGTCGCGGCGGGGCAGACGCTGTCAGGCATCCCCGACATCGGACTCTTGCTGATCACGAGCCGCGACGGCCGGCCGGTCTACGTCAAGGACGTCGCCTCCGTCGTCGTCGGTCCGAGCACCATCGAGCATCGCGTCTGGACGGATTCGCGCGGGGCCGCCGGCCAGTGGACGCGGACGCCCGCCGTCAGCCTGGCGCTGGCCAAGCGGGCCGGCGCCAATGCGGTCGTGGTGTCGGAGAATATCGCGGAGCGCCTCGAAGGGTTGAAGTCGCGCCTGATCCCCGAAGATGTCCAGGTGACGGTGACGCGCGACTACGGCGAGACCGCCAACGAGAAGGCCAACGAGCTGCTGTTCCACCTCGGCCTTGCGACCGTCTCGATCGTCGTCCTGATCGCGATTGCGATCGGCTGGCGCGAGGCGCTGGTGACCTTCGTCGTGATTCCGACCACGATCCTGCTCACGATGTTCGCCGCCAACCTCATGGGCTATACCATCAACCGCGTCAGCCTGTTCGCGCTGATCTTCTCCATCGGCATTCTCGTCGACGACGCCATCGTCGTGGTCGAGAACATCGCGCGGCACTGGGCCATGCGCGACGGCCGCCCGCGCCTGCAGGCCACCATCGAGGCGGTGGCGGAGGTCGGCAACCCCACCATCGTCGCGACGCTGACCGTGGTCGCCGCGCTGTTGCCGATGCTGTTCGTGTCGGGCCTGATGGGCCCCTATATGGCGCCGATCCCGGCCAACGCGTCGGCCGCCATGCTGTTCTCGTTCTTCGTCGCGATGGTGGTCGCGCCCTGGCTGATGCTCAAGCTCGCCCCGAAGGGCGAGGTTGCCTCGGCGCATGCGGAGCACGACGAAGGCCGGCTCGGCCGGCTCTACCGGCGCTTCGCCACGCCGATCGTGCGCAGCAAGCGGTCAGCCTGGTTGTTCCTGCTCGGCGTCGGCATCGCGACGCTGCTGTCGATGACGCTGTTTGCGACCAAGTCGGTGACGGTCAAGCTGCTGCCGTTCGACAACAAGTCCGAGATCGCCGTGGTCGTCGACCTGCCGGAAGGCGCGAGCCTGGAGGCGACCGAGCGCACACTGTTTGGCGCGGCCGAGATCGCGCGGCAATTGCCGGAGGTCACCTCGCTGCAATCCTATGCCGGCACGCCGGCGCCCTTCAATTTCAACGGCCTGGTGCGGCACTATTACCTGCGCGAGAGGCCCGAGCTCGGTGAGTTGCAGGTCAACCTGGCTGCGCGCGGCGAGCGCAAGCGCGCGAGCCATGAGATCGCGCTCGATCTGCGCGAGAAGCTGAAGGCGCTCGATCCGCCCGCGGGCACCAGCATCAAGGTGGTCGAGGTGCCGCCCGGGCCGCCGGTGCTGTCGACGCTGCTCGCGGAGGTCTACGGTCCGGATGCGACCACGCGCCGGGCGGTGACGGCCGAGCTCAAGAAGATCTTCGCCGAGGTGCCCTTCATCGTCGACATCGACGATTCCATCGGCGAGAAGCGGCCGCGGCTGCGGCTCTCGATCGACCAGGACCGGCTCGAATTCTTCGGCGTCGAGCAGCGCGACGTCTACGACACGATCCAGACGCTGTTCGGCGGCACCTCGATCGGCTATTCGCACCGCGGCGAGGACCGCAACCCGATCGAGATCGCGGTGCATCTCGGAAAGCGCGATCTGGTTTGGGACGAGGCGCTGGCCTCCACGCCGGTGCCAGCCAATACATTGCCCGGCAGCAAGACCGTGGTCGAGCTCGGTCAGGTCGTGAAGGCGACCATGGAAGAGGGCTCGCCGACCATCTTCCGCCGGGACGGCCGCTTCGCCGACATGGTGATGGCCGAGCTCGCCGGGCGCTTCGAGGCGCCGCTCTACGGCATGCTCGCGGTTGCCGATCGGGTCGATGCGCATGATTGGGGGAAGCTGCCGAAGCCCGCCATCAGCCTGCACGGCCAGCCATCGGACGAGTCGCGCCCCACGCTGCTGTGGGACGGCGAATGGGAGATCACCTGGGTGACCTTCCGCGACATGGGCGCCGCCTTCGGTGCGGCCATCCTCGGCATCTATGTGCTGGTCGTCGCCCAGTTCAGGAGCTTCCGTCTGCCGCTCGTCATCCTGACGCCGATTCCGCTGACGCTGATCGGCATCCTGATCGGGCACTGGCTGCTGGGAGCGCCGTTCACCGCGACCTCGATGATCGGCTTCATCGCACTCGCCGGCATCATCGTGCGCAACTCGATCCTGCTGGTCGACTTCATCAGGCACAGCGGCGGGGACGGCAAGTCGCTGCGCGAGGTCGTGCTGGAGGCCGGCGCGGTCCGCTTCAAGCCGATCCTGCTCACCGCGCTTGCGGCCATGATCGGAGCTGCGACCATCCTGCTCGATCCGATCTTTCAGGGATTGGCGATCTCGCTGCTGTTCGGGCTGGCCTCGTCAACCCTGCTCACCGTGCTGGTGATTCCCGCCATCTACATCGCCTTGCGCGCGCCGCGCGAGGCGGCTCCGACCACCGCCAAATCCAGCTAA
- a CDS encoding efflux RND transporter periplasmic adaptor subunit, whose product MAKYFGLLAAFAATGLSATTATAAETLVVARQSIADEKAVFATVESTSVVPARGRIGGTVAQLKVREGDRVTAGQAIAAIGDEKLVLQMKSLDAQIEALQAQANQAQLDFTRTEGLVERGILPRIKLDEQRTALNVAENGLRAKTAERAVINEQLNQGQVLAPADGRVLKRLITVGSVVLAGDPIVTVAQQNFKLRLRVPERHARFLKAGDKVRVDGAELAGEASKWGVVDLVYPQIEEGRVIADATVEGLGEYFVGDRLRVWVAAGTRTAFVIPAGYVTTRFGIDYVRIRKGDEAIDVPVQRGRHLPTPSLPDGLEILSGIQAGDQLVRP is encoded by the coding sequence ATGGCGAAGTATTTTGGCCTGTTGGCTGCTTTCGCGGCGACAGGCTTGTCTGCAACAACGGCGACGGCAGCCGAAACACTCGTGGTCGCGCGACAGTCGATCGCGGACGAGAAGGCGGTATTCGCCACGGTCGAAAGCACCAGCGTGGTTCCCGCGCGCGGACGCATCGGCGGCACGGTGGCTCAGCTCAAGGTCAGGGAAGGGGATCGCGTTACCGCCGGCCAGGCGATCGCGGCCATCGGTGACGAGAAGCTTGTGCTGCAAATGAAATCGCTCGATGCCCAGATCGAGGCGCTGCAGGCGCAGGCCAACCAGGCACAACTCGATTTCACCCGAACCGAGGGGTTGGTCGAGCGCGGTATCCTGCCGCGGATCAAGCTGGACGAGCAGCGCACCGCGCTCAACGTCGCCGAGAACGGGCTGCGGGCCAAGACCGCCGAACGTGCCGTCATCAACGAGCAGCTCAACCAGGGACAGGTGCTCGCGCCGGCGGATGGGCGTGTGTTGAAACGGCTGATCACCGTGGGATCCGTCGTGCTCGCGGGCGATCCCATCGTCACCGTCGCCCAGCAGAATTTCAAGCTGCGGCTGCGCGTGCCGGAGCGCCACGCGCGCTTCCTCAAGGCCGGCGACAAGGTTCGCGTCGATGGCGCGGAGCTGGCGGGAGAGGCCTCGAAATGGGGCGTGGTCGACCTCGTCTATCCCCAGATCGAGGAGGGGCGCGTCATTGCGGATGCGACGGTCGAGGGGCTCGGCGAATATTTCGTCGGCGACCGCTTGCGGGTCTGGGTCGCCGCCGGAACGCGAACAGCCTTCGTCATTCCCGCGGGCTATGTAACGACGCGGTTCGGTATCGACTATGTCCGGATCCGGAAGGGCGACGAGGCGATCGACGTGCCGGTGCAGCGGGGCCGGCACCTGCCGACGCCGTCGCTTCCCGACGGCCTCGAAATCCTGTCGGGTATCCAGGCCGGCGACCAATTGGTGCGGCCGTGA
- a CDS encoding PilZ domain-containing protein has protein sequence MIEKRTAQRHRVFKGGTITFENNGIACTVRNMSAGGAAIDLDAPVTLPQSFTLSIARDEFVRNCRTVWRRDKRVGLAFVP, from the coding sequence ATGATCGAGAAGCGTACAGCGCAACGTCACCGCGTTTTCAAAGGTGGAACGATCACCTTCGAAAACAACGGCATCGCCTGCACGGTGCGAAACATGTCGGCGGGCGGCGCGGCGATCGACCTCGACGCTCCCGTCACGTTACCGCAATCGTTCACGCTCTCGATCGCGCGCGACGAGTTCGTGCGGAATTGTCGCACAGTTTGGCGCCGTGACAAGCGCGTCGGCCTCGCCTTTGTGCCTTAG
- a CDS encoding carboxymuconolactone decarboxylase family protein yields MDKNYVDITRNISANLKKLRSDIPDTMKGFSALAQAATRDGALDKKTKELMALALGVAAHCDGCIGFHAEALVKLGASREEIEETLGMAVYMGGGPSLMYAADAIAAYEQFQQQSTAA; encoded by the coding sequence ATGGACAAGAACTACGTCGACATCACCAGGAACATCTCCGCCAACCTGAAGAAGCTGCGCAGCGACATTCCCGATACGATGAAGGGATTCTCCGCACTCGCCCAGGCTGCCACGCGTGACGGCGCGCTGGACAAGAAGACCAAGGAGCTGATGGCGCTGGCGCTCGGCGTCGCCGCGCATTGCGACGGCTGCATCGGCTTTCACGCCGAGGCGCTCGTCAAGCTCGGCGCGAGCCGCGAAGAGATCGAGGAGACGCTCGGCATGGCCGTCTATATGGGCGGCGGGCCGTCGCTGATGTACGCCGCGGATGCGATCGCGGCGTATGAGCAGTTCCAGCAACAATCGACCGCCGCATGA
- the recA gene encoding recombinase RecA, which produces MSATALRIVEGSSMDKSKALAAALSQIERQFGKGSVMKLGKNDRSMDIEAVSSGSLGLDIALGIGGLPKGRIVEIYGPESSGKTTLALHTVAEAQKKGGICAFIDAEHALDPVYARKLGVNIDELLISQPDTGEQALEICDTLVRSGAVDVMVIDSVAALVPKAELEGEMGDALPGLQARLMSQALRKLTASINKSNTMVIFINQIRMKIGVMYGSPETTTGGNALKFYASVRLDIRRIGAIKERDEVVGNTTRVKVVKNKLAPPFKQVEFDIMYGEGVSKMGEILDLGVKAGIVEKSGAWFSYDSQRLGQGRENSKAFLKANPDITAKIETAIRQNSGLIAEQILAGTPERDADGEEPADE; this is translated from the coding sequence ATGTCCGCCACTGCCCTGCGTATCGTCGAAGGATCTTCCATGGACAAGAGTAAAGCTCTGGCCGCCGCGCTCTCCCAGATCGAGCGCCAGTTCGGCAAGGGCTCGGTGATGAAGCTCGGCAAGAACGACCGGTCCATGGACATCGAGGCGGTGTCGTCGGGCTCGCTCGGGCTCGATATCGCACTCGGCATCGGCGGCCTGCCCAAGGGGCGCATCGTCGAGATCTACGGGCCGGAATCCTCAGGCAAGACCACGCTGGCGCTGCATACGGTGGCGGAAGCGCAGAAGAAGGGCGGCATCTGCGCCTTCATTGACGCCGAGCACGCGCTCGACCCGGTCTATGCCCGCAAGCTCGGCGTCAACATCGACGAGCTGCTGATCTCGCAGCCCGACACCGGCGAGCAGGCGCTGGAGATCTGCGACACGCTGGTGCGCTCCGGCGCAGTGGACGTGATGGTGATCGATTCGGTCGCGGCGCTGGTGCCGAAGGCCGAGCTCGAGGGCGAGATGGGCGATGCGCTGCCGGGCCTGCAGGCCCGCCTGATGAGCCAGGCGCTGCGCAAGCTCACGGCCTCGATCAACAAGTCCAACACCATGGTGATTTTCATCAACCAGATCCGCATGAAGATCGGTGTGATGTACGGCTCGCCCGAGACCACCACCGGCGGCAACGCGTTGAAATTCTACGCCTCCGTCCGCCTCGACATCCGCCGCATCGGCGCGATCAAGGAGCGCGACGAGGTGGTCGGCAACACCACGCGCGTCAAGGTGGTCAAGAACAAGCTGGCGCCCCCCTTCAAGCAGGTCGAGTTCGACATCATGTACGGCGAGGGCGTCTCCAAGATGGGCGAGATCCTCGATCTTGGCGTCAAGGCCGGCATCGTCGAAAAATCCGGCGCCTGGTTCTCCTATGACAGCCAGCGCCTCGGCCAGGGCCGCGAGAACTCGAAAGCGTTCTTGAAGGCCAACCCCGACATCACCGCCAAGATCGAGACCGCGATCCGCCAGAACTCCGGCCTGATCGCCGAGCAGATCCTGGCCGGCACGCCCGAGCGCGACGCCGACGGCGAGGAGCCGGCGGACGAGTAA
- a CDS encoding PaaI family thioesterase, whose product MQSQPDAEFGLPDARRILGEVFAPWVQDLNLAVERLEHAQPADAPDWQPGALLRMPFSERLCRHGGVVCGQALMALADTAMVIAILAANRGYRPMTTVDQTTHFMRAVSSSDVLADARVVRLGRTMSFGRVTLLSATDNKPAAMISSAFAMLPG is encoded by the coding sequence ATGCAAAGCCAGCCAGACGCCGAATTCGGCCTCCCCGACGCTAGACGCATCCTCGGCGAGGTTTTTGCGCCCTGGGTCCAGGACCTCAACCTCGCGGTCGAGCGCCTCGAACACGCGCAGCCGGCGGACGCGCCGGACTGGCAGCCGGGCGCGCTGCTGCGCATGCCGTTCTCGGAGCGGTTGTGCCGCCATGGCGGCGTGGTCTGCGGCCAGGCCCTGATGGCGCTCGCCGACACCGCGATGGTGATCGCGATCCTTGCGGCCAATCGTGGCTATCGTCCGATGACGACGGTCGACCAGACCACGCATTTCATGCGCGCGGTGTCCTCGTCGGACGTGCTGGCGGACGCGCGCGTGGTGCGGCTCGGGCGCACCATGAGCTTCGGCCGCGTCACGCTGCTGTCGGCGACCGACAACAAGCCGGCCGCGATGATATCCAGCGCGTTCGCGATGTTGCCGGGCTGA